AGGAACTGCGACAACACGATGTTGTTTACAAAGATTGCCGAAATAAATATCAATATATATTCCATATTCTTTTCTTATTTAATTGAATTAGGCTTTCTTGAGACTGTTAATCAGCGCAATGAGGTATCCCAAAGCGATGAAAGCACCCGGAGCCAATACAAATACCAACATTCCATATTCTTCCGGCATGATGGTCAGATCGAAAATCTTACCGGTTCCAAGGAATTCGCGGACAGCACCCAGCAATGTCAGGGCAATGGTAAAACCAAGTCCCATGCCGATACCGTCGAACATAGATGCAACTGCGTTATTCTTGGCAGCGAAGGCTTCGGCACGTCCCAACACAATACAGTTCACCACAATCAACGGGATGAAAAGACCGAGCGTAGCGTACAGTCCCGGCACGTATGCCTGCATCACCATTTGAAGCAAGGTTACGAAAGACGCGATCACCACGATAAACGACGGGATACGCACCATATCCGGAATCAGGTTCTTGATTAAAGAAATCACCACATTCGAGCAAATCAAAACGAACATGGTAGCCAGTCCCATACCCATACCATTGATGGCCGACGAAGTCGTACCCAATGTAGGACACATACCGAGCAGGAGTACAAACGTAGGATTCTCTTTGATAATCCCGTTCATCATTACTTTAAAGTTATTCATATCTGTCTCCTTTCTTATTTAACACTGACCGAATCAGTAAGTTCAACTTTTATCGTAGCTCCCGTAGCAGCGTCTGCACTTGTAGCCTTTTGAGAAGCACCGCTGACACCGTTCACCTCACCACCTTCCGCTTTATAAGCCTGATAAGCAGCATTTACAGCATTCAGAAATGCACGTGAAGTAATGGTAGAGGCTGTAATGGCATCCACCGCTCCCCCATCCTTGCTGACAGTCAACGGAGCTTCACCCGGATTCATCCCCAAAATAGACTTTTTACTCTCTTCGTGAGACACAGCCTGTTCTCCCTTGGCCGGGTCGTATGCTCCAAACCATTTGTCGGCTTTAGAGCCCAGTCCCGGAGTTTCCGCGTGAGCGAGTAACGAGTAATTATAGATTTTACCTTCGGCGTTAAAGCCTACCAGTACTTTCAGTTCGCCGC
The Bacteroides caecimuris DNA segment above includes these coding regions:
- a CDS encoding RnfABCDGE type electron transport complex subunit G codes for the protein MKKLESSLKNMLLVLTGVTAVSVALLAYVNELTKGPIAEANAKTLNEALKKVLPEFTNNPVAESDTIFSEKDGKKNVDFIVYPAKNGEELVGTAVEAKSMGFGGELKVLVGFNAEGKIYNYSLLAHAETPGLGSKADKWFGAYDPAKGEQAVSHEESKKSILGMNPGEAPLTVSKDGGAVDAITASTITSRAFLNAVNAAYQAYKAEGGEVNGVSGASQKATSADAATGATIKVELTDSVSVK
- a CDS encoding RnfABCDGE type electron transport complex subunit E: MNNFKVMMNGIIKENPTFVLLLGMCPTLGTTSSAINGMGMGLATMFVLICSNVVISLIKNLIPDMVRIPSFIVVIASFVTLLQMVMQAYVPGLYATLGLFIPLIVVNCIVLGRAEAFAAKNNAVASMFDGIGMGLGFTIALTLLGAVREFLGTGKIFDLTIMPEEYGMLVFVLAPGAFIALGYLIALINSLKKA